The following proteins are co-located in the Palaemon carinicauda isolate YSFRI2023 chromosome 30, ASM3689809v2, whole genome shotgun sequence genome:
- the LOC137623423 gene encoding uncharacterized protein produces MKAHPLSMEDPGEPTQMSTYEVRGIGVTLAFKNNLPVVRSQMTACAAVLQQACGHDVCRSHAHCAVQVNDLIVWHPDNCVVCYGLVSTLTADSSSQSSKTSALATLKIWVGGFARNVKAKKSYILSEEMCALIYPNAKTSAVVPKDVADPIIAKISEALLLSENHEVMGETILEDVAAINLDIEPMALDEPELGREVGEASRSRAKILLLSPTFSTSSANSSFQGFSGKHGADVRPRPVVPKVKSLRRPLTKTRRSSKSPKPVKTSSSRVPKDSAVATSSSLGSRAKTGLKTKTPEASFDPAAFSSQLLEQIGSLVTSLTERVQNQESLVESLMRSGLPQQQQYVIPDASKLPEFVKSNPWRMALHSPFKDGMLTIEGCGTRPIEDFEFYPPGLQFPFPGFACLTEEALVRLDKVPKETVIYLKEQAQSTWVRTLNEWECVNTMLTPHKSSYTMFVVDEQTPTPCVTKMMDIAYQAINEDKLLPQLRETDLISLLFPGDHECWTNAPATFKAGKLSADCASTQFSERLPRLPESLIRLEFEARTRLSRSINSATMAEMTSLMYEEEPLFKVLTKSLLQTLLSDAYDFLAARRRCRKHVLSEATIRHEPNKLIKAPIWGPDLFPEDLVNNVLSEAARVNQSLKVRWGLVPKRKFEPASNQSRGRKRLRPFQSFQNQQSQQLVQTIPVTQGSQPSTSKGQPQQQYVLVPQSQVATTSYTTSPAFNPNYETQGAFQGYQRARGSGARGTFCNRGSGRTHSRGRGFRGGRGGKSAVNH; encoded by the exons gtggtccgctCTCAGATGACGGCCTGCGCGGCCGTGCTTCAGCAAGCGTGCGGCCACGACGTTTGCAGATCTCATGCTCACTGCGCTGTCCAGGTCAATGATCTGATTGTTTGGCATCCAGACAACTGTGTGGTCTGTTACGGGCTTGTCTCCACGCTTACTGCGGATTCG AGCTCTCAGTCTTCTAAGACTTCTGCCTTGGCGACCCTTAAgatctgggtcggcgggttcgcccgaAATGTCAAGGCGAAGAAATCCTACATCCTGTCGGAGGAAATGTGTGCCCTCATTTACCCTAATGCCAAGACCTCGGctgtggtccccaaggatgtggcggaccccatcatTGCTAAGATCAGCGAGGCTCTACTCCTGTCTGAAAACCACGAGGTGATGGGGGAGACAATCTTGGAGGACGTCGCGGCTATCAACCTTGACATCGAACCTATGGCTCTAGACGAGCCAGAGttaggtagggaggtaggtgaggcaagtaggtcccgggctaagattcttctccttagcccgactttttcTACCTCTTCTGCTAATTCTTCCTTTCAGGGGTTCTCAGGGAAGCACGGGGCTGAtgtcaggccacgtcctgttgtccctaaGGTTAAGTCTCTCCGTAGACCCCTAACGAAGACTCGCAGGTCTTCCAAATCCCCTAAACCTGTTAAGACTTCGTCTtccagagtccccaaagactcagctgTAGCTACTTCTTCCTCTCTTGGGTCAAGAGCGAAGACCGGCTTGAAAACTAAGACCCCGGAGGCTTCCTTCGATCCGGCAGCCTTTTCGAGCCAGTTGTTGGAACAAATTGGTTCCTTGGTGACGTCCCTCACTGAGAGGGTGCAAAACCAGGAGAGTCTCGTTGAGAGCCTCATGCGTTCGGGACTGCCTCAGCAACAACAGTATgttatcccggatgcctctaagctcccggagttTGTTAAAAGCAACCCGTGGAGAATGGCCTTGCACTCCCCCTTCaaggatggtatgttaaccatcgaaggatgtggcacccggcctattgaagattttgaattctacccgccgggtctccagTTTCCCTTCCCTGGTTTTGCATGCTTAACTGAGGAGGCTCTTGTACGGTTGGATAAAGTTCCCAAAGAAACCGTGATCTACctgaaggaacaggctcagtccacctgggtccgaaccctgaacgagtgggagtgtgttaacactatgcTAACACCCCATAAAAGCTCCTACACGATGTTCGTGGTAGACGAGCAAACCCCCACTCCGTGTGTCACAAAGATGATGGACATCGCTTATCAGGCTATTAACGAGGACAAACTGTTACCACAACTGCGGGAAACGGATCTGATTTCCCTCCTGTTCCCTGGAGATCACGAGTGCTGGACCAACGCCCCAGCGACCTTCAAAGCGGGTAAGCTAAGCGCTGACTGTGCCTCTACACAGTTCAGTGAGCGACTACCCAGGCTTCCAGAGTCCTTGATACGTCTCGAGTTTGAAGCCCGTACGCGATTGAGTAGATCGATCAACTCAGCTACAATGGCTGAaatgacctctttaatgtatgaagaggaACCCCTCTTTAAGGTTTTGACAAAGTCATTGCTTCAGACCCTGCTGTCTGATGCCTACGACTtccttgcggccagacgtcgttgccgtAAACACGtcctgtctgaggccactatcagacatgagcctaacaagctcattaaagccccaatcTGGGGCCCTGACTTATTCCCGGAGGATCTAGTCAATAATGTCCTCAGCGAGGCTgccagagtcaatcagagcctcaaggttcggtggggcctagtccccaaacgCAAGTttgaaccggccagcaaccaatcacGAGGTAGGAAGAGGCTGAGACCTTTCCAATCCTTCCAAAACCAGCAGTCACAACAATTAGTTCAGACCATCCCGGTAACGCAAGGGAGTCAACCCTCCACTTCAAAAggacaaccccaacagcaatatgTGTTGGTTCCTCAGTCCCAGGTAGCAACTACCTCTTATactacttcccctgcctttaaccccaaCTATGAAACCCAGGGTGCGTTCCAGGGTTACCAACGCGCCAGAGGCTCTGGTGCGAGAGGAACTTTTTGCAACAGAGGTAGTGGAAGGACCCATTCTCGAGGCCGaggattccgcggaggccgaggaggtaaatccgcagtgAATCATTGA